From one Bombus huntii isolate Logan2020A chromosome 17, iyBomHunt1.1, whole genome shotgun sequence genomic stretch:
- the LOC126875170 gene encoding SET domain-containing protein SmydA-8-like isoform X1, producing MESQTTCAICGKNAIHKCSACGNVYYCSKQHQKEDWRNHAKACKSFKLAEDSLLGRHCIATRNIKVGEIVLKDDEPLIAGPMYNCAPVCLRCYTVLNETIAVACEKCGWPLCQDCKDHGLECNFSSSRRDHKVSITEFGHPHPSYQCITVIRALASKDVNLESYKKLLSLESHYDRINSHELSNTVRFIKRFFKTDDISEEEMTKIVGILQVNGHEVPLTDPPYVAVYELTSLLEHNCKANCSKSFTDTGGLIIHAAVPIAKGDHISICYTDPLWGTANRRHHLLKTKFFECTCDRCKDPTEFGTMFNALRCNRMNCPGYILPKTFFEQEQDYTCKICESIVPYVEIEKMLEDIGIYLSTIKKNDIIACKEFISRYKSTLHPNHFYNIDVTIALAQLIGQQTGGLAAVETDLLIEKIELCKKLDKLLKTLVPAENRIRGLILFELHAAQADLSRRHTEMEILVPLLQESKKYLVDGYQLLKYEPKILPEGKIAQHAEQNFHEINKLLKRFTVT from the exons ATGGAATCTCAGACTACTTGTGCGATTTGCGGGAAAAATGCAATTCATAAATGTAGTGCCTGTGGAAATGTTTATTACTGCAGTAAGCAACATCAGAAAGAGGATTGGAGGAATCACGCAAAAGCTTGCAAAAGTTTTAAG TTAGCAGAAGATTCCTTATTGGGTCGTCATTGTATAGCCACACGAAATATCAAAGTTGGGGAAATTGTTTTGAAAGATGATGAACCTCTGATAGCAGGTCCTATGTATAATTGCGCTCCTGTGTGCCTTCGCTGTTACACGGTCTTGAACGAAACCATTGCAGTAGCTTGTGAAAAATGTGGTTGGCCTCTTTGTCAAGATTGCAAAGATCATGGATTAGAgtgtaatttttcttcttctcgcaGAGATCATAAG GTATCTATAACTGAATTTGGCCATCCGCATCCAAGTTATCAATGTATAACTGTCATAAGAGCGTTAGCATCGAAGGATGTTAATTTAGAATCTTATAAGAAATTACTATCGCTCGAAAGCCATTACGATCGAATAAATTCCCATGAGCTGTCAAACACTGTTCGctttattaaaagatttttcAAAACAGATGATATATCGGAGGAGGAAATGACAAAAATCGTCGGCATCTTGCAG GTTAATGGACATGAAGTTCCGCTTACTGATCCACCATACGTAGCAGTTTACGAACTGACATCGTTACTTGAGCATAACTGTAAAGCAAATTGCTCGAAAAGTTTCACTGATACTGGAGGGCTGATTATTCATGCTGCAGTACCTATTGCAAAAG gAGACCACATTTCTATATGTTATACGGATCCATTGTGGGGTACTGCAAACAGAAGACACCATCTtcttaaaacaaaattttttgaatGTACTTGTGATCGATGCAAGGATCCCACAGAATTTGGAACAATGTTTAACGCTTTAAGGTGCAATCGAAT GAATTGTCCAGGATACATATtacccaaaacattttttgaaCAGGAACAGGATTATACATGCAAAATTTGTGAATCAATTGTTCCTTATgtggaaattgaaaaaatgttaGAAGATATTGGTATATACCTTTCAACTATCAAGAAAAATGACATTATTGCATGTAAAGAATTTATAAGTCGTTACAAAAGTACCCTCCACCCAAATCATTTTTACAATATTGATGTAACGATTGCTCTGGCTCAATTGATTGGACAACAAACTGGAGGATTAGCAGCAGTTGAAACAGATCTTCTCATCGAGAAAATAGAATTATGCAAAAAACTGGATAAATTGCTCAAGACACTCGTTCctg CTGAAAATCGAATTCGAGGTCTGATTCTTTTCGAATTACATGCAGCCCAAGCAGACCTTAGTAGGAGGCATACAGAAATGGAGATTTTAGTGCCATTATTG
- the LOC126875170 gene encoding SET domain-containing protein SmydA-8-like isoform X2, producing MCMKMRVIKDSTLCKVNLAEDSLLGRHCIATRNIKVGEIVLKDDEPLIAGPMYNCAPVCLRCYTVLNETIAVACEKCGWPLCQDCKDHGLECNFSSSRRDHKVSITEFGHPHPSYQCITVIRALASKDVNLESYKKLLSLESHYDRINSHELSNTVRFIKRFFKTDDISEEEMTKIVGILQVNGHEVPLTDPPYVAVYELTSLLEHNCKANCSKSFTDTGGLIIHAAVPIAKGDHISICYTDPLWGTANRRHHLLKTKFFECTCDRCKDPTEFGTMFNALRCNRMNCPGYILPKTFFEQEQDYTCKICESIVPYVEIEKMLEDIGIYLSTIKKNDIIACKEFISRYKSTLHPNHFYNIDVTIALAQLIGQQTGGLAAVETDLLIEKIELCKKLDKLLKTLVPAENRIRGLILFELHAAQADLSRRHTEMEILVPLLQESKKYLVDGYQLLKYEPKILPEGKIAQHAEQNFHEINKLLKRFTVT from the exons ATG TGTATGAAAATGAGGGTAATAAAAGACTCAACGTTATGCAAAGTAAAT TTAGCAGAAGATTCCTTATTGGGTCGTCATTGTATAGCCACACGAAATATCAAAGTTGGGGAAATTGTTTTGAAAGATGATGAACCTCTGATAGCAGGTCCTATGTATAATTGCGCTCCTGTGTGCCTTCGCTGTTACACGGTCTTGAACGAAACCATTGCAGTAGCTTGTGAAAAATGTGGTTGGCCTCTTTGTCAAGATTGCAAAGATCATGGATTAGAgtgtaatttttcttcttctcgcaGAGATCATAAG GTATCTATAACTGAATTTGGCCATCCGCATCCAAGTTATCAATGTATAACTGTCATAAGAGCGTTAGCATCGAAGGATGTTAATTTAGAATCTTATAAGAAATTACTATCGCTCGAAAGCCATTACGATCGAATAAATTCCCATGAGCTGTCAAACACTGTTCGctttattaaaagatttttcAAAACAGATGATATATCGGAGGAGGAAATGACAAAAATCGTCGGCATCTTGCAG GTTAATGGACATGAAGTTCCGCTTACTGATCCACCATACGTAGCAGTTTACGAACTGACATCGTTACTTGAGCATAACTGTAAAGCAAATTGCTCGAAAAGTTTCACTGATACTGGAGGGCTGATTATTCATGCTGCAGTACCTATTGCAAAAG gAGACCACATTTCTATATGTTATACGGATCCATTGTGGGGTACTGCAAACAGAAGACACCATCTtcttaaaacaaaattttttgaatGTACTTGTGATCGATGCAAGGATCCCACAGAATTTGGAACAATGTTTAACGCTTTAAGGTGCAATCGAAT GAATTGTCCAGGATACATATtacccaaaacattttttgaaCAGGAACAGGATTATACATGCAAAATTTGTGAATCAATTGTTCCTTATgtggaaattgaaaaaatgttaGAAGATATTGGTATATACCTTTCAACTATCAAGAAAAATGACATTATTGCATGTAAAGAATTTATAAGTCGTTACAAAAGTACCCTCCACCCAAATCATTTTTACAATATTGATGTAACGATTGCTCTGGCTCAATTGATTGGACAACAAACTGGAGGATTAGCAGCAGTTGAAACAGATCTTCTCATCGAGAAAATAGAATTATGCAAAAAACTGGATAAATTGCTCAAGACACTCGTTCctg CTGAAAATCGAATTCGAGGTCTGATTCTTTTCGAATTACATGCAGCCCAAGCAGACCTTAGTAGGAGGCATACAGAAATGGAGATTTTAGTGCCATTATTG
- the LOC126875170 gene encoding SET domain-containing protein SmydA-8-like isoform X3, producing the protein MCMKMRVIKDSTLCKLAEDSLLGRHCIATRNIKVGEIVLKDDEPLIAGPMYNCAPVCLRCYTVLNETIAVACEKCGWPLCQDCKDHGLECNFSSSRRDHKVSITEFGHPHPSYQCITVIRALASKDVNLESYKKLLSLESHYDRINSHELSNTVRFIKRFFKTDDISEEEMTKIVGILQVNGHEVPLTDPPYVAVYELTSLLEHNCKANCSKSFTDTGGLIIHAAVPIAKGDHISICYTDPLWGTANRRHHLLKTKFFECTCDRCKDPTEFGTMFNALRCNRMNCPGYILPKTFFEQEQDYTCKICESIVPYVEIEKMLEDIGIYLSTIKKNDIIACKEFISRYKSTLHPNHFYNIDVTIALAQLIGQQTGGLAAVETDLLIEKIELCKKLDKLLKTLVPAENRIRGLILFELHAAQADLSRRHTEMEILVPLLQESKKYLVDGYQLLKYEPKILPEGKIAQHAEQNFHEINKLLKRFTVT; encoded by the exons ATG TGTATGAAAATGAGGGTAATAAAAGACTCAACGTTATGCAAA TTAGCAGAAGATTCCTTATTGGGTCGTCATTGTATAGCCACACGAAATATCAAAGTTGGGGAAATTGTTTTGAAAGATGATGAACCTCTGATAGCAGGTCCTATGTATAATTGCGCTCCTGTGTGCCTTCGCTGTTACACGGTCTTGAACGAAACCATTGCAGTAGCTTGTGAAAAATGTGGTTGGCCTCTTTGTCAAGATTGCAAAGATCATGGATTAGAgtgtaatttttcttcttctcgcaGAGATCATAAG GTATCTATAACTGAATTTGGCCATCCGCATCCAAGTTATCAATGTATAACTGTCATAAGAGCGTTAGCATCGAAGGATGTTAATTTAGAATCTTATAAGAAATTACTATCGCTCGAAAGCCATTACGATCGAATAAATTCCCATGAGCTGTCAAACACTGTTCGctttattaaaagatttttcAAAACAGATGATATATCGGAGGAGGAAATGACAAAAATCGTCGGCATCTTGCAG GTTAATGGACATGAAGTTCCGCTTACTGATCCACCATACGTAGCAGTTTACGAACTGACATCGTTACTTGAGCATAACTGTAAAGCAAATTGCTCGAAAAGTTTCACTGATACTGGAGGGCTGATTATTCATGCTGCAGTACCTATTGCAAAAG gAGACCACATTTCTATATGTTATACGGATCCATTGTGGGGTACTGCAAACAGAAGACACCATCTtcttaaaacaaaattttttgaatGTACTTGTGATCGATGCAAGGATCCCACAGAATTTGGAACAATGTTTAACGCTTTAAGGTGCAATCGAAT GAATTGTCCAGGATACATATtacccaaaacattttttgaaCAGGAACAGGATTATACATGCAAAATTTGTGAATCAATTGTTCCTTATgtggaaattgaaaaaatgttaGAAGATATTGGTATATACCTTTCAACTATCAAGAAAAATGACATTATTGCATGTAAAGAATTTATAAGTCGTTACAAAAGTACCCTCCACCCAAATCATTTTTACAATATTGATGTAACGATTGCTCTGGCTCAATTGATTGGACAACAAACTGGAGGATTAGCAGCAGTTGAAACAGATCTTCTCATCGAGAAAATAGAATTATGCAAAAAACTGGATAAATTGCTCAAGACACTCGTTCctg CTGAAAATCGAATTCGAGGTCTGATTCTTTTCGAATTACATGCAGCCCAAGCAGACCTTAGTAGGAGGCATACAGAAATGGAGATTTTAGTGCCATTATTG